The following coding sequences lie in one Acidimicrobiales bacterium genomic window:
- a CDS encoding ABC transporter ATP-binding protein, which produces MLELRRVSKTYGEGSTAVRALDGVDLSVTTGELVAVMGPSGSGKSSLLTIAGTLEDASDGEVLVDGVALGGLSRKDKARLRRRTIGFVFQDFNLLAGLTAVENVAMPLELDGVPARDARRTALTALAELGVAERAERFPGDLSGGERQRVAIARAVVGDRRLVLADEPTGALDSINGEAVMRLLRQICARGAAGVVVTHDAQLAAWANRVVFLRDGRLIDQTSTTDGPETLLASGPASPT; this is translated from the coding sequence ATGCTCGAGCTTCGCCGTGTGTCGAAGACCTACGGCGAAGGTTCGACCGCGGTACGGGCGCTCGACGGCGTGGACCTGTCCGTGACAACCGGCGAGCTGGTGGCGGTCATGGGGCCCAGCGGGTCGGGCAAGAGCAGCCTGCTGACCATTGCCGGGACCCTCGAGGACGCGAGCGACGGCGAGGTCCTGGTGGACGGCGTGGCCCTGGGGGGTCTGTCCCGCAAGGACAAGGCTCGTCTCCGACGCCGCACGATCGGGTTCGTCTTCCAGGACTTCAACCTCCTGGCCGGGCTGACCGCCGTCGAGAACGTCGCCATGCCGCTCGAGCTCGACGGCGTCCCGGCGCGTGACGCGCGGCGCACGGCACTCACCGCCCTGGCGGAGCTGGGCGTCGCCGAGCGGGCCGAACGGTTCCCTGGCGACCTGTCCGGCGGCGAGCGCCAGCGCGTGGCGATCGCCCGTGCGGTGGTCGGGGATCGGCGCCTGGTCCTCGCCGACGAGCCCACCGGCGCGCTGGACTCGATCAATGGCGAAGCGGTTATGCGGCTGCTCCGCCAGATCTGCGCCCGTGGCGCCGCCGGGGTGGTCGTGACCCACGACGCCCAGCTGGCGGCATGGGCCAACCGGGTGGTGTTCCTCCGCGACGGTCGTCTCATCGACCAGACGAGCACCACCGACGGACCGGAGACGCTTCTCGCCTCTGGTCCGGCGTCGCCGACGTGA